From a region of the Bradysia coprophila strain Holo2 chromosome X unlocalized genomic scaffold, BU_Bcop_v1 contig_173, whole genome shotgun sequence genome:
- the LOC119068254 gene encoding choline/ethanolamine kinase-like: protein MSGGFSSRLYVLEDISSSTSNETKTFLIRLYGGKLVNEDDPFKTDSCEVNETLVFYAISLAGLGPRLYGSFDGGRVEEFVPSHVLREKDYEQRPETVLELARKLARFHALNLPISKERNRILEACEHQLQNRDLEKFRKVADHVGMTDISAYEHFDVQSEISWLKKLESSVGGRIVTTLGDINKNNILVLDKPDKFGERVMIIDYEGFSMDFRGRDIGQIFLMKIVENNDGYLCRSCDYPDEAWRRKFIAEYLKETESMNNFLWNENLDNVEHLVMETEFFVFHSIHVIIGFLLNQGDDSFFYKMETDQAMSFLTMGLYFIEVYQQRKTIFVQTYGKQLNLSE from the exons ATGAG TGGAGGATTCAGCAGCCGCCTGTATGTACTAGAGGACATTTCCTCTTCcacatcaaatgaaacaaaaacgtttCTGATTCGTCTTTACGGTGGGAAATTAGTAAATGAAGACGACCCGTTTAAGACGGATAGCTGTGAAGTTAACGAGACTCTTGTGTTCTATGCCATCAGTCTGGCGGGTTTAGGACCGCGATTATACGGTTCATTTGACGGTGGTCGTGTCGAAGAGTTTGTACCTTCGCATGTGCTTCGTGAAAAAGACTATGAACAGAGACCGGAAACAGTTTTGGAACTTGCAAGGAAATTGGCTCGTTTCCATGCTTTAAATTTACCAATATCGAAGGAACGTAATCGAATACTTGAGGCGTGCGAGCATCAACTTCAAAACAGAGACCTGGAAAAGTTCCGGAAAGTCGCTGATCATGTTGGCATGACCGACATAAGTGCCTATGAACATTTTGATGTTCAATCAGAGATTAGTTGGTTGAAAAAGCTTGAGAGTTCAGTTGGTGGTCGGATAGTTACAACTCTTGGCGATATTAACAAGAACAACATTCTAGTACTCGATAAGCCAGATAAGTTTGGTGAGAGAGTGATGATCATCGATTACGAAGGTTTTTCCATGGATTTTCGTGGTCGAGATATCGGACAAATTTTCCTcatgaaaattgtggaaaacaATGATGGTTACCTATGTAGAAGCTGCGATTATCCTGACGAAGCGTGGCGACGTAAATTTATAGCCGAATATTTGAAAGAAACGGAATCGATGAACAATTTCTTgtggaatgaaaatttggaCAATGTGGAACATTTGGTGATGgaaactgaattttttgtgtttcacTCCATTCATGTGATTATTGGCTTTTTATTAAATCAAGGCGACGACAGTTTCTTCTATAAAATGGAAACGGATCAGGCAATGAGCTTTCTg ACGATGGGATTGTATTTCATTGAAGTGTATCAACagagaaaaaccattttcgtcCAAACTTACGGCAAACAATTGAACTTGAGCGAGTAA
- the LOC119068240 gene encoding zinc finger protein 12: MAIDLSKICRLCLKSVKSEKELVDIFKNDENCSLPMRIMACSALEVSQSDALPKNMCVECRYGLEKFYLFRKKSKNADTKLRRHLRLVNAGKVSNVFEEEDDDSEECEQSIAILAKWEGQQANKQIAHNDDRIQNLKRQWNLEIRKWENDKEQWELDKMLLQKKVEQLENLRREKQEQYQKLLSQTSAFEMDNTYQELIIKNEPNVRDKQTKECDSTEMDSEEYSTTLMVLESNDNYENYEMITDEANNYTSMFEDEEEESEGAGDDVIDRDQTNYILSGNDDEIEISFTEADGDGESQKEDDEDYTNTEYLEIDDDDAKEDEEVIPLEFSSMTKVIRNTIAACTGIMPDREGIECKVFKKNGKSTKIAVTSAENPEKTYYIGIQENSNDSESKKRLKENPNEKKRGLCCEFCTKWFPSRSSLLRHVRIHTGEKPFRCEECGKAFVQKEILKRHQMIHSGEKPHQCTFCDKGFVQRDMLKQHINRKHSKNPIINLHKCQQCSKAFHHASGLSRHSLVHTGRKFECEFCSKPFSDKSAMKRHVASLHSNIMKIET; encoded by the exons ATGGCCATCGATCTAAGTAAAATTTGTCGCTTGTGTTTGAAAAGTGTAAAATCGGAAAAGGAATTAGTTGATATCTtcaaaaacgatgaaaactgTTCGCTCCCGATGAGGATAATGGCATGTTCAGCTTTAGAG GTAAGCCAAAGTGACGCTTTGCCGAAAAACATGTGTGTGGAGTGTCGCTATGGACTGGAGAAATTCTACCTGTTCcggaaaaaatcgaaaaacgcAGACACAAAATTACGTCGGCACCTGCGATTGGTGAATGCTGGCAAAGTGAGCAATGTATTCGAAGAAGAGGATGATGACAGTGAAGAATGTGAACAGTCAATTGCCATCCTCGCTAAATGGGAGGGTCAGCAGGCGAATAAACAAATTGCACACAATGACGACCGTATTCAGAATTTGAAACGCCAGTGGAACTTGGAGATACGGAAATGGGAAAATGATAAGGAACAATGGGAATTGGACAAGATGTTGCTGCAGAAAAAGGTCGAGCAGTTGGAGAATCTGAGGCGTGAAAAGCAAGAACAATACCAAAAACTTCTAAGCCAAACATCCGCATTTGAAATGGACAACACTTACCAGGAGCttattatcaaaaatgaaccgaacgTCAGAGACAAACAAACGAAGGAATGCGATTCGACGGAAATGGACAGTGAAGAATATTCGACAACATTAATGGTTCTCGAATCAAACGATAACTACGAGAATTATGAAATGATAACCGATGAAGCGAATAACTACACTTCGATGTTTGAAGACGAAGAAGAGGAATCGGAAGGTGCCGGGGACGATGTTATTGATCGCGACCAaaccaattatattttaaGTGGAAACGATGATGAGATTGAAATATCATTTACGGAAGCTGATGGTGATGGTGAGAGCCAAAAAGAGGATGACG AGGACTACACAAACACGGAGTATTTAGAGATTGATGACGATGATGCAAAAGAAGATGAAGAAGTGATTCCGCTTGAATTCAGTTCAATGACCAAAGTTATTCGT AATACCATTGCTGCGTGCACGGGCATTATGCCGGACCGTGAAGGTATCGAATGTAAGGTGTTCAAGAAAAATGGcaaatcaacgaaaattgcCGTGACGTCTGCCGAAAATCCAGAGAAAACGTATTACATTGGCATCCAGGAAAATAGTAACGATTCGGAGAGTAAAAAGCGACTCAAAGAAAATCCCAACGAAAAGAAGCGAGGCTTATGCTGtgaattttgtacaaaatggTTTCCGAGTAGAAGTTCGCTGCTTCGTCATGTACGCATTCACACAG GCGAAAAACCGTTCCGATGTGAAGAATGTGGAAAAGCCTTCGTGCAGAAAGAAATTCTGAAGCGGCACCAGATGATCCACTCCG GTGAAAAACCTCATCAGTGCACATTCTGTGATAAGGGTTTCGTGCAGCGGGACATGCTCAAACAACACATAAAtcgaaaacattcaaaaaatcCGATCATCAACTTGCACAAATGTCAGCAATGCTCGAAG GCATTTCATCATGCATCCGGTCTGAGTCGTCATAGTTTGGTGCATACTGGCCGAAAATTcgaatgtgaattttgttcgaaaCCATTTAGCGATAAGAGCGCAATGAAACGACATGTAGCGTCGTTGCACAGCAacataatgaaaattgagacaTAA